In Tripterygium wilfordii isolate XIE 37 chromosome 17, ASM1340144v1, whole genome shotgun sequence, the genomic window TTTTCAGTGATACTCATTTGATAAAATGTTTGCTGTTTTTTTTAccattcaaaaagaagaaaagctttCCTGTCCATAATGTGTTGGAGTATGCAAAAGGATGGGAAATGCTTACGTCTTAGTCTTCATCTTGATCTTCTTTAGTTTTGAGTGGTGGAGTATGCCTAAGAGTGTCAAGTTTTTCCTCACCTGTTCTTTATGTGTTGGAGCATGCGAAAGAGGAACACAATTCCCTTCACGCGGTCCTAATATTTTGAAGTATGTAGGAGTGGTCAATATTCTCTGAAATTTATTAGCCAATGTGATGCGAATAggtttcctttatttttctctaAAAATCTGTCATGTTCCTAATCTGTTGGAGTGTGAAAAAGTAGTTGCGAATTCGCCTCAACCTCATATGCTAGTGGGAGCTCTTTGCATTTGAAACAGTATTAGAACTTTTTTTGGGCTTACTCGTGTACAAGATTTGTCATTTTGAGTACTTGTGGCAGCATTCTTTAACATGGACAATTTGGTTTTGATTGTTGAACATATATTATGATTGATGTTTCTTGGAGCACTGACCTGGTATGGTGTTCAGTATGCATAATGGTCCattgtcttttttctttgctGATTCAGATATGGCCCCCTAAGACCGTTAAAGATTCAGGATCTCGACTTCATTCAAAGCTGAAGGAAGCAATTATGCAGGTTTTTTTGCTACAGCTTTTTTGGCCAACAGAATATTAAGTTGTTACAGTAATGACAATCTGACaacaatttattgatttttcctTTGTTAATTAATGTTCTGCGTCGGAGCAATACTGACGGTGgccctttttttaaaatttaaaaatagaaGGGCCCTTCACAAGAGCTTTCTTAATGATGAGGAACCATGGGCCTTTAGCAAGAGCTTAAGCCAGTAGTGTTGCATTTCCAGTGAATGAATTTGCATGTTCATAACTTCATATTTTCTGTTGCGCAGACTGGTATGGAAAAGAACTTGTTCGGAAATCATCCAGTTTCATTGCCGTCAGCAGAATCCCTTGCACCACCTCCTGCATTTGCCTCAGATCCTCTGGTTTCCGCGTCTTCTAATGGCGGTGGGGAAGACAATGTGAGCTCATCTTATTTGATGGCAAAAGATGAAACAAACACTAGCCAAGGATACTCAGCTGCGACCGAAGCAGGTTCTTTTAAACTTTCAGTGAAGGATATTGTGGAGATAGATGGGCCTAGTTCTGCAGGGGATTATGCTAAAAATTCTAGTCCTGTTGGTGTAAGAGACTTTTGCTAATTTTTGCTTCTCTAGCTAGTAATCTATACAAATTCTTCTTTTAGTTCTTTTAATGCTTATATATTATCCTTGGACCTTGGTATGTCTATGGAAGTGATTTAGTTTGTTATCTGTTTAGTATTTTATCTTACAGTCTTTTGTTGAAATATTGCCATGCCAACCAGCCTGGTGCAACAACACGAAAGGGTGCATTCCATGTAGACAGGCAGAATTCTGAAATCTCTTactatgaagatgatgaagatgggAGTCATAAGAAGTACTCTAGGAGGGGTGAGTATGAAGTTATGTTCATAGTGCATGGAATAATTTACGGTATATGAAGCTTTAGTAATTATTTCCCTTTGCTATCTTAATATGAGGAAAGGTTCATTTTGAGTAATTGCATGCCATTTTTGTTTAAATGCACATCAAATTTAGCATGCGCGATGGTATGGTAAAATGCAATTTTGTTTTAAGCTTGTTTAATAGACGTTAATATATCATCTAACCTTTGGTGTTGCCTTAATATCTATTAAACATAATGAATAGGATGTCTAGGAAGAAGGCATTCTAAACCTTTCtggaaagaagcgaatagatacACCAAATTCAGGCTGTTCCCTTCTTATGGTTTATCTAATGCATATGCATGTCATTGTTGAGAATAAATGTCAGCCCAATTCTCAAATATTTACTCAGATGTGTTTCTGTTGTAGGTCCTTTCCGCCATAAGTTCCTCAGAGCTTTGCTTCCTTTTTGGTCCAGTGCACTTCCAATATTACCAGTGACTGCACCACCTCCACGTAAAGATGGGGATGATGCCGCAGAAGGTCGAGTACGGCATCAAAGACCATCAAGAATGGATCCTAGAAAAATCCTTCTCTTCATAGCGATCATGTAATTTCTACATTCTCTTTTGGTAGATCTCTATTCATGGATTTTTTCCTCATCAATTAATTTACTACTAGAGAATTGATGATTTGATATTGCTAACAGGGTGTGTAAACTTCTTTATGCTGAAGCGCATATGCTGtggatttttgttcattttatcaatttgatttattttaacCCTGCGAAACCTAACTAAAAACCAACTGATAAGGCGCATAATTTTTTCTTGTGGTGTGTTGTGATGCTTCTTTTCATTGATGCTAGCTTATTATTCTGTGTAGGGCCTGCATGGCAACAATGGGTATATTGTATTACAGACTTGCACAACGTGGTTTTGGGGAGGATCAACCTGGAGATGAGCAGCAGCAGTAATAATCCTGAAAGTTGAGTCGGTGCTGGTATTTACTACTCCCTTGAATGCAGACCTGCGGTTTGCTTTTGCATCTTCCAGGTTCTTGTTTTGTTCATCTCTTGTTTGGATCTCTGTTTTCATTTCTGCCAAATCAAACAAGTGGATGGGTGATCCCCGCCTTGATTTTAGGGGCTTCTGACAGTGAGACATTGTAAGCTTTTTTCTTGGGTGTTTGCAGTGTTGTTGACTGCATTTTTTAGCATTTTCTTTTGGTGGTGAAATGGAGAATCAATTGAAGGAAAATGATGTATTTAAAGTTCACTATTCTGTAATCTTCATCGATAATGATAACAAAAATACACATGGATTGGATCTTGAATTTGGTTCTGCTTTCCTGCATATATCAAAAGTTTGATGTTAGATGAAGAGGCAAGAATGTGAAATTATGTTTGTGCTACTAAGTTTTTGCTACTAAGTTTTGCTTGAGCTGGTTAATACTTAGCACATACATGTACGCCTACGTACTGCATGAGCCTCTGTGTGTGTTTCTGTACGGACAACTTCTTCTCTTACAAAGCCTTCGAGATCCATCTCTCTTTCTCCGATGAGTCAAGACTGTGGAAGGTACTGCCTGGTTCCGTCAAACTTCTCTCTTCAATTCCACCGATGAATGTTATTTGATGAGGTTGTTCTGATTGTGCCGGTCGTGGGTTCAGTATAGCACAGGTGTAGGTATTATCAGGACGAAGAGCTTCTCAACTAAACAATAAAGTTGAACGATTAGAAATCAATGTCGACATCTCTAACTGGCAAACTGTGGCAGCTAGCTAGCATATTCTTTAGTTTGTAATTGTAGACTGAAGAAGATATATGATTTTTGCTTAACAATAGAGCATTGTCAATCCTGGGAAATGGAGTTTGAAGCATTTGAAGGAACCAAATGATGATTTAAAGACAAAGAAACGAAGAAAATATAAGGTAGTCTCTTCTCATATATATTAAAAACCTAATGATGACCTCAACCTCATTCATCAGGGACATCTGAGTCCATTCGTACGCCGGACACGGACACGGGCACGGGCACGGGCACGGGATGGAAATTGTGTCACTATGTTTTTTGGGAAAATTATGTTTCTTACTTCTAGTATGAATTCCGCTCTTAAGACATATATAAGGGGACTGGTCCATGAGGCATTGGCGGCTCGTGTCAAGACCCCGTGTGCACAATGGGGGAATGGGTCACGTAGACGGGACGGGAAATGTGATCACTACATTTTTcgcaaatttatgttttctacTGTAAGCTTTCACccttaaaacatatatataggggtagTATGGTGATTTAAAAGACCACCCTTCCTATAGATAACATGAGCTTCAGTTGCGAGATGTTATGCATGAATTACAGGCTACGAAGCACCCCACGTGACATTCGAAATGTGGAAATTTAAACATGGGTGTTCTTCGAGAATGCTTGTCGAGGACCATATGTGTGGGCAGGAGAAATGAGGTGTTGAGGGTCTTctgtaaaaaaatttaaagcatACCGAGTTGTAATGATTTTGGAGCAACTGTAATGAATATTTTAACCAACTAGCCCGAGGATTTTGGTGGGGCTCTAGAGCTGATGGTGTTAGACCAATGTGTTGGGTAAGTTAGAAAAAAAGGTGCAAGCCGAGAAAATTTGAGATATGGATTTTCTCGTGACTTCAGAGCCCTTAATGAAACTCTTCTCATTAAGAAGGGATAGCGTCTCCTTACAAATGATCAATTTTTTCTTAGAAGCGACTAGAAGCGACTAAAAGCTTTAACCCTACATATGTGTGggcaagtcttttttttttttttttttttttttttcagatgtTTTGAGGAAAGGCATAAGATGCCCGATTGGAAATGGAGAATCAACTAAAAAGTGTAGGGGGATCCATGGCTGCTTATAGAGATGAGTTTACTTGCTGAAAACTGTCATTGGGATTGTGATGAGGTTTCTAGTTAACCCGCGCCTGTATatgaaattttcatatatttgtcTAGTACTTatagttctaacttctaaggcTCAAAACATATTTGAAGCAAATATAATTACTAGAATAATAAACTTCATAAAAgatattaaattttaatatattatcAATAAATACTAAGAAGATTCCCGCAGTTTCTCTTGCTATTGGTTCACTTGTGTTTTTGCAATGAAAataagagaaattttatctacaaacCACTAATttactatctttacaccactcTTTACACATTATATGTTTACACCATAAAtttataagtctacacacaaaTTTGTGATGaaattaccaaaatacccttgtGATCCTTTCACTCGACAAATTTCATGGCATAGAGGGGGGCTGAAATAGTTTTGTTGAaatgatttgaaattttttatatcTAAACCATTCAttttatctcttggttctccaagtgACATGTACTGTATGTACCTCTTATCTCTCCCTTTTCTCTacaacacatcaacaaaaggtcatgtttctctctcctccttctccttcttctctgcAACTACAAATCTCTAATACTCCATCAAAAACATTAGCATTTAGCACTCATCTCAATCTAAAAACAAATCTCCTTTTctgcaaaaacaaaagcaaattcGAGATCTGGGTTTCTCTCCCATTCCAAATTTTcatttaacaaaaacaaaatcgagATTTGGGTTTCTCTCCCATTCCAAGACTTTcctttaacaaaaacaaaaacaaaaacaaatttaggTTTCTCTTGTTGAAGATAAAAAAAGCAATTCGAGATCTAATTTTTCTTTGTCGATCTCTCTTGAAACAATCTCTCTTagactttggttttttggtttctttatttCATCATATGAGTTTCTACGGGTGTCAATTCAAGACCCACTGTCTAAAATTTTTCCGGAAGAGGAATGTTGAAGTTCTATCTTTGAACATTAAAACCTAGATGGATGAGTGGTaataaatgtggaccattgatGAAATTAACAGTTGAGATTAAAACAATGATAATAAAATGTGGACCACTAGATAAAATAGAGAGTTGGGATCAAACCAATTTTAGGAATTCCACCTAAAAACAATTTTTAggttaagggttaatatgtcatttgaatataaagatatttatgtaaattataaaaaattaaaaagtggtgtaaagatagtagaatagtggtgtgtagataaaattttcctgaaaataaaacttttttctttaaataatgaaaataaaattttaattgagcTTCCAGCCCAGTATCAGAGTGTGACAATGGAGTCGGTCCAGTCAAAGATGAAGCCCATCAAGTCTCCAAGACGAGACCATACCTGAGCTAAAGGAAGCGTATCGGATTGAAACATTTTGCAAATCCGGAGGAGGAGGGGGGAATTTTCTTTGATCAGCGCGTTTAATTAACAGCAAAGCAATGGCTATGAACCTCATAACTGCATCAAATCCTTCTCTGTAACCATTCCTTCTCCCGTCACTCCTAAACCCTAGTCCATCCGAATCGGTCTCTAAGCTCTGTCATTCTTAGATTTCAGTGACAGCAAATTATTCCTTTCTCGACTGATCGGTTTTCTGTTTAACCAATCTAGTCAATGCAATGGTGGTCTGCAAATGCCGGAAGGTATCTCTCTATCTGTATATGTCTATTTGTTGTGTTAGTATCGTTGGTTTGCGTTTCATTGCATACCTTGTTATAATTCAGATGGTGATTCTGAATTTCTGTTGCCGCTGGAATTATTCTATTATTTGCGGATTCAGTGtgagtttgaattttgattgagGAGTCCGGTTAATGGAGGTTTTAGATCGGTTTTGTAGTTTTTGTTTTGGTAATTGGGAGATCAAAGCGAGATCCgtgtatatattttattcagtctttttttcttattttgcaaTTTCAGTTGATTTTGGTGTTTAACGCGCGGACGAATGGATCAGTTgagaattgaataatttttagGTTTTGTCTACTCAGGCTGTAGCTTGATGCCTCATGAATTTTGGTCAATGAGTGAATTTGGGATCGCTGTTTTGCTAAATTTGAATGCATTTGGACTGATTTGACGATTACCCGTTCACATTTGATTGAATATTTGAAATGTCGAAGTGGATGGATTGAAGAAATAGACTTATATATTTTAGGTTTCTGCTTATGTCAATTTTTTGTTGGTTGACCTAAAATTGTGCAGTTGCTGGTGATAATGGGAAATATCTTAAATAGGTTTCTGTTAAATGCTGCATTGAGTTCTTACTTAGGTTGACTTTGGTGTATCAAGCTAAAATTGTGCAGTTGCTGGTGATAATGGAAAATATCTTAAATAGGGTTCTTTTAAATGATTCCCTTTTAAATGCTGCATTGAGTACTTACTTACGTGGACTTTGGTGTATCAGGCTACTAA contains:
- the LOC119983115 gene encoding zinc finger protein-like 1 codes for the protein MVVCKCRKATKLYCFVHKVPVCGECICFPEHQICVVRTYAEWVVDGEYDWPPKCCSCQSVLEEGTGSQTTRLGCLHVTHTNCLVSHIKSFPPHTAPAGYVCPSCSTSIWPPKTVKDSGSRLHSKLKEAIMQTGMEKNLFGNHPVSLPSAESLAPPPAFASDPLVSASSNGGGEDNVSSSYLMAKDETNTSQGYSAATEAGSFKLSVKDIVEIDGPSSAGDYAKNSSPVGPGATTRKGAFHVDRQNSEISYYEDDEDGSHKKYSRRGPFRHKFLRALLPFWSSALPILPVTAPPPRKDGDDAAEGRVRHQRPSRMDPRKILLFIAIMACMATMGILYYRLAQRGFGEDQPGDEQQQ